The Xylophilus rhododendri region CGCTGGTGCAGGCCGACGACCTGGGCGGCCTGCTGGATGCCACGCAGATGCAGCGCCTGCGCGCCGTCTTTCCCGAAGGTGTCTGCGACTGGAGCCGGCCCGGCGTGGCCCAGCCGGTCGTGCCGCGCCTGGCCAGCCGCTAACGCCGGGCCACCGGCGCCGGCAGCAGCTCGGCCATGGCCAGCACCGCCTCGGCCACGTCCACCAGGCGTTTGCCCTGGCCCATGGCCGTCTGGCGCAGGGTCTTGTGGGCCTCTTCCTCGCTGAGGTGGCGGTGCGCCATCAGCAGGCCCTTGGCGCGTTCGACGATCTTGCGTTCGTTGAGCGTGGCGCGCACGCTGGCCAGTTCGTCGGCCATGGCCTGCAGGCGGTGCGACTGCTCCTGCACCATGTCCAGCACCGAACGGCCGAGCTGCGGGCCGATCGGCGGCGCATCGCGGCGCTGGGCCGGCTGGTCGAAGAAGGCGCTGCCCGGGTTGTCGGCCGCCAGCGACTGGGCGGCCTTGAGCTGCATCGCCTGCTGTTCCAGGTCGGCGCGGGCCTGCTGGAGTTTTTCCTGGCAGCGCTGCACCAGGTCGGCGGCCAGGCGGGTCTCGACGCTCTGCATCGCGTCCATGCGTTCGCTGCAGGCGTCGAACCAGGTGCGGCTGAGGGCGCGGTCCAGCGTGCTGCCGACCGGGGCGGTGCAGCCGATGCGGCGCAGGCGCTCGATCTCGGCCATGGCGCCGCCGCCCAGGCAGGCCTGCCAGGCGGCGATGTGCTGCGGCTCGGCGAAATCGGCGAAGACGGTGAAGCAGCGTTCCTGCGATTCGATCAGGTGCAGCCACAGCTGCTGCTGCTGGATCTCGGCCGCGCCCTGGGCGAAAGTGCCGGCGCCGGTGGCGCGCTCCTGGCCGGTGAATTCCTTGCCCTGCATGAAATGGAAGGTGGCCACCAGCAGGCGCGAGAGTTCCGGGTCGCTGGCGCTGTCGGCCGCCTCGAAGACCACACCCATCAGCGCGGCCACCAGGCGGCTGAAGCCGCGTGTCGATTCGGCGGCGGGCAGGCCGCGCTGCGTGATGCGTTCGCGCAGCAGGGGCAGGGCGCCCAGGCCCTGCAGCGCATAGGCGATGCGGCTGAACAGGCGCGCGCCGTTGCCTATGGTGCTGGCGCCGTCGATGTCGAGCTGTTCGAGGGCGCTGCGCCAGCGTTCGGCGGCGGCGTCGCAGGCGCCCATCTGCTTGCCGCGCTGCGCGCCGAATTCGGCGTCGCCGCCGCCCAGGTACAGATTGCTGAGGCCGCGTTCCTTCTGCAGGGCGTGGACCAGCTCGGCGGTGCGGCGCACCAGTTCGCTGGTCAGCAGCAGCTGTTCGAGTTCGCGGATTTCGCAGCGGCGCGCCGCGACGAGGAAGTTGAGGCCGGATTTCATGGGGGTGGCCGGAACTGCAGCAAGGGTCATGCCGCGATTCTGGCAAGGTTGCGCCGATCAGCCGGATCGCACGGTGCTGCGGGCCCGGCGGGAGCGTTCCTGCAGCAGGGCGTCGCGGCGTTCGCGGGGCGTGGGCGAGCGTTTCTTCCCGGCATGCGCGGCCCGCAGTTCCTGCGCCTTGCGGATGGCCTCGCTGGCCTGCTGCACCTTGAAGGCTTCGATGGCCGGTGTGCTCGGATAGGGCATGGGCAGCCAGGCGCCGCCGCCCACCTGGTAGCGGTGGCCGCCGTCGGTATCGGGCAGGACGAGGGCGGAGCGGTAGATGCTGTCGGCGAAGCGGCCGGTGTGCTGGCGGTCGATGAAATACGGTTTCTGGATCAGCCGGGTATCGGGCGCCACCGCCACGGTGGAGTATTTCACCTTGCGGCCGATGCGGAACACGCCGGCATAGATGGGCTTTTCGGTGGTCAGGGGCACGGCCTTGAGCATCGCTTCGAGGCTGGGATAGGTCGGGTAGCCCTGGCGCAGCCGCTCCATCAGCAGGTGGTAGGAGATGCCCAGCGGCTGCGAGCCGTTGGCCTGGTAGATGGCGCGGATGTCGTCCATCGCGCTCGCTTCGTAGAGCCGCTGGTCGTCTTCGGCGAGCCTCGTCAGCTGTTCGGCCGAGGGCAGGGCGGTGAGCGGGGCGCCGCGCGCCAGCTGGCCCGCCTTGCCTTGCAGCAGCCGCTGCCAGCGCTGCAGCAGGAAGGGCCTGAGGGTCTTCGATGCCGGCGGCAGAGCCGCGTCGCGCAGCGCCTTGCCGCGGCGGATCAGGCCGTCGACCTCGCTCCTGGCGTTTTCGTAGGGCAGGCCGGCCGGATCCTGGTAGGCGATGTGTTGCCACACGGCCTTGTTGTAGGCGGCGCCCGTGACCGGCGACTGCAGGGAGGCATTGAAGTAGCCGGCGATGTAGTCGGCCAGGGGCGGGCGATGCGACCAGCCAGCCGCTTGCCGGGGCAGGCGTTGCAGCGGAGCCGGGCCGTGGAAGTGGCTTTCGCCGCCTCGGTCCGGCGCCGTTGGCCAGGGCTCGGTGAAAGCCCGCATGGGCGGCGCAAAGGCATTGACGGGCAGGCCGATCTCCATCCGGAGCAGCGTGGCCGCATTCCCGCATGGTGTCCACGGACGCCACGAATGGCCCGCAGCCGCGCCGAAGCCTCCCACTACACTGCCGCGATGCTTTGCGATTTCACGGTGCTGGGTTTCGAATCTTCCTGCGATGAGACAGGTGTGGCGCTGGTACGCGCCGATGCCGCCGGCCAGGTGCCGCGGCTGCTGTCCCATGCGCTGCACAGCCAGGTGGCGATGCACCAGGCCTACGGCGGCGTGGTGCCGGAACTGGCCAGCCGCGACCATATCCGTCGTGTGCTGCCGCTGACCGATGCGGTGCTGGCCGAGTCGGGCCGCTCGCTAGATGCGGTGGACGTCATCGCCTATACCCGCGGCCCGGGCCTGGCCGGCGCGTTGCTGGTGGGCGCCGGCGTGGCCTGCTCGATGGGCGCGGCGCTGGGCATCCCGGTGCTGGGCGTGCATCACCTGGAGGGCCACCTGCTCTCGCCCTTCCTCAGCGCCGATCCGCCGGAATTTCCCTTCGTGGCGCTGCTGGTCTCGGGCGGCCACACCCAGCTGATGCGGGTGGACGGCGTGGGCCGCTACGCCATGCTGGGCGAAACCATAGACGACGCGGCCGGCGAGGCCTTCGACAAGTCGGCCAAGCTGATGGGCCTGGGTTATCCGGGCGGGCCGGCGCTGTCGAAGCTCGCGGAGCAGGGCGATCCCAAGGCTTTCGCCCTGCCGCGCCCGCTGCTGCGCAGCGGCAATCTCGATTTTTCCTTCGCCGGCCTGAAGACGGCGGTGCTCACCCAGGCCCGCAAGCTGGGCGATGAACTGGAGGCACGCAAGGCCGACCTGGCCGCTTCCACCGAGGCGGCCATCGTCGATGTGCTGCTGAAGAAGTCGCTGGCCGCGCTGGAGCTGACCGGCCTGGACCGCCTGGTGGTGGCCGGTGGCGTGGGCGCCAACCGCCTGCTGCGGGTGCAGCTCAACGCCGAATGCCGGCGGCGCGGCGTGCGGGTGCACTACCCGGAGCTGCATCTGTGCACCGACAACGGCGCCATGATCGCCATGGCCGCCGCCATGCGCATGGCCAGCGGCGCGGCCGAGCCTTCCAAGCGTTATGCATTCGATGTGCGGCCGCGCTGGACGCTGGGCGAAGATTAATTCTGATTAATACAGCGGCCGCAAAAAAGCCGCCGAATTAATCGGCGGCTTTTATCCATGAATATGAATTCAGGAAATGCTGAGCGTCTTGGCGGTCGGCACCACCACACGACGGGCGAGTTTCAAGGTCAGCACGCCATTCTCGAGTTTGGCTTCGCTGGCATCGGCGTCGATTTCGCTGGCGATCTCATAAGCGAGTTTCAGGCTGCGCGGTGCATCCTTCACGCTTTCGAGCCGCACCACATTCGCGTCGATGTTGATGGTGATCTGCTCGCGGGACAGGCCGGGCACATCCAGCGTCAGGGTGACGAACTGCTCGTCCTGGCTCACGCTGGGCGCTTGCGCGGTGGACTGGCGGCCGGTATTGCTGAAGGCATTGGCCAGAAAGCGCTCCAGTGCCTGGTCGGCGGCGCGGAGTTGCGGGACATAAGCCTGGCGGCGTGCGGGGGTGTAGAACACAGTAAAAGCTCCTATACACTGCGCGGCGCTCAACCGTGATTGCCGCATGCCGTGGAATCTGTGCCCGTGCGGAGGTATTTCAAGAGAATGAATTCAAGGAAAAAAATGCGTCGTGTCGTCTTGAAATCGATCGCCGCGGCACTAATGGCGAATGTGCCGGTGCTGCAGGCATTTGCGGAGGCTCCGGGCCCGACGATCGATATCGCCCTGATCGAGGGGCTCTCGGGCAGTTTCGCCAACGCCGGTGAAGCGGTGTTCCGCAATATCGCCTGGGCGATCGAGCGGGTGAACGCGCGCGGGGGCATCAAACTGCCCGGCGGCAACCGGCTACTGCGCCTGGTGCGCTACGACAGCAAGGGCCAGACCGAGGAGGCGCTGTCGGCCCTGCGCGCCGCCATCGATGCCGGCTCGCATTTCGTGATGCAGGGCAATTCCTCGGCGGTGGCCGCCGCGCTGCTCGACGCCATCGACAAGCAGAACAGCCGTGACCCGGCGCACCGCGTCGTCTTCCTGAACTATTCGGCGGTCGATCCGGTGCTGACCAACGAGCGCTGCAGCTTCTGGCATTTCCGCTTCGACGCCCA contains the following coding sequences:
- a CDS encoding Hsp20/alpha crystallin family protein, with the translated sequence MFYTPARRQAYVPQLRAADQALERFLANAFSNTGRQSTAQAPSVSQDEQFVTLTLDVPGLSREQITINIDANVVRLESVKDAPRSLKLAYEIASEIDADASEAKLENGVLTLKLARRVVVPTAKTLSIS
- a CDS encoding nitrate regulatory protein; this encodes MKSGLNFLVAARRCEIRELEQLLLTSELVRRTAELVHALQKERGLSNLYLGGGDAEFGAQRGKQMGACDAAAERWRSALEQLDIDGASTIGNGARLFSRIAYALQGLGALPLLRERITQRGLPAAESTRGFSRLVAALMGVVFEAADSASDPELSRLLVATFHFMQGKEFTGQERATGAGTFAQGAAEIQQQQLWLHLIESQERCFTVFADFAEPQHIAAWQACLGGGAMAEIERLRRIGCTAPVGSTLDRALSRTWFDACSERMDAMQSVETRLAADLVQRCQEKLQQARADLEQQAMQLKAAQSLAADNPGSAFFDQPAQRRDAPPIGPQLGRSVLDMVQEQSHRLQAMADELASVRATLNERKIVERAKGLLMAHRHLSEEEAHKTLRQTAMGQGKRLVDVAEAVLAMAELLPAPVARR
- the tsaD gene encoding tRNA (adenosine(37)-N6)-threonylcarbamoyltransferase complex transferase subunit TsaD, which produces MLCDFTVLGFESSCDETGVALVRADAAGQVPRLLSHALHSQVAMHQAYGGVVPELASRDHIRRVLPLTDAVLAESGRSLDAVDVIAYTRGPGLAGALLVGAGVACSMGAALGIPVLGVHHLEGHLLSPFLSADPPEFPFVALLVSGGHTQLMRVDGVGRYAMLGETIDDAAGEAFDKSAKLMGLGYPGGPALSKLAEQGDPKAFALPRPLLRSGNLDFSFAGLKTAVLTQARKLGDELEARKADLAASTEAAIVDVLLKKSLAALELTGLDRLVVAGGVGANRLLRVQLNAECRRRGVRVHYPELHLCTDNGAMIAMAAAMRMASGAAEPSKRYAFDVRPRWTLGED